AAGAACCAGTATATATTGCACACTTGTAGGAGCTTTTGCTGGTGCATTTTTATGTTCCGGATAGTGATAGTTCATTCGGGATTTCTAGACCGCCTACATTTATTTAACTCTCTTGCTCATCTCTCATATATATTCTTGATTGTTTACATGCTAGTCAGAAGCTACAAACTAATACTCTAAATCCCTATGGAATTATTTCCTTTTTCAGGTAGGGTATATATAGTCACCATGGATTCGGTTAGAGGACAAGGAGGCATCCAGATGTTGCTAACAGCAGAACAGGATGCTCAACACATTGTGAACAATGCTAGAAACTGTAAATGCATGCTTATGCTAATTTCTCCTCCATTGTCTTTATGTTCATGTCAGtttgttctttttttccctttaaatCTTGACATGGATCCTCTAAAATAATGTTACGTTCATCAGCAAAGATGGCACGCTTGAGACAAGCTAAAGAAGAAGCTGATAGGGAAGTGCAACTCTATCGCACGAATATGGAGGCTGagcaccaaaagaaaatttcaGATGTACTAACTGGTCTTACTTCAACTACCCAAATATATCATGATCACTCCATTGTTCCCAAAAAAAATGTGATCCTTTTTTAAATGAGATAACAAACACATGAGGGGTCTTCAATGAATTTGAGATCCTAATGTATGATAAGTTTCTCTGATTAGCTATTTAATTTCTGCAGTCAAGTGGGAGTTCTGGGTCCAATGTGAAAAGGCTTGAAGAGGAAACTGATACAAAAATTAAGAACTTGAAAGAGTCAGCCTCAAAGGTCCAGTCGGATATTGTCGGCATGCTTATTAAGTATGTCACAACTGTGAAAACTTGAAGCGTCCGCAGGTTTGTAGAACTCATTTGTTAATTATGTGATATGATAACTCACTATCTTTAGTATTTAGTTGACAACTTCTCAATTCTTacattaatttgtgtttttgggttttcttcTTATCCAGTTACAATATATATGTGTAAAGCAAAGCGAGAGAATCCGGAATAAAGTGCATAACTAGCAGTCCGGCTAATATTCCAAACTCAGTCTTGTTACATCTCACTGAAGCATGTCTTAGCTTGCTGTAGTTGTGGAAGACTTTGAGAGAACGTTTAGTAttctcttcaactttgaaaattATTaggttatttattttttattcaaatgatattctaataaatttaattaagactACGGGGATGAAGATTCAAATTTGGGTAAAGAGTGAGGAGCATACTACTCTAGACAACTTGCATGCACACAACCTGGGTCTGTTAACAGAATAGTCCAAGGAATACTGCCCCTTTGATATGCAGAACTCGACTAGATGCTAGATTTTATGTACAACCGAAgaagaatttaaaattttctagTAAGTTAGAGGTGTTTATATTGTTGTGATTTGGTTTAGAGTCTGGTTATAAGATGAGCAATCGAAGAACAAAGAATGAAGGATGAACAAAGAAGAATTTTAGAAATGGTTTCTTCCTCGCTGCAGAATATTGCAAAGCATATTCAATTGCTTCTCTCTCTCCAAAACTCACTCATTCGGTGCTTAACTAACCGTTAGAATCCAAGATGGATTCTCTCTCATTACAAAGCAATCTTAACCCTTCATCTAGCTAGTTGCTAGGATCATTACACCTGGCATTATCAGCCTTACTACTATATAACTTCTCACTTGGTATTTTAACTCAAGTGCATACACACATAAATACAAAAACTTATTCCTAATCAGCTATAGACTTACAAtgcaacactcccctttaagtcTAAAGTTGAATTGCTCttatgtgggacaataaaccaAGTCAATGATGTTTTCCTGCAATGCATCTTTGATAAAATGGTACCTCCTGTCAAtgtgcttgttcttttgatgaaaCACAGAGTTCTTTGTAATGGCAATGGCAAAAGTGTTATCACAGTGAAGAGGAGTTGCTTCAGTTTGCAATTCTCCAAAATCCTTCGAAACAAACCTCAGCCATACAACTTGAGTTGTCGCTTTTGATGCACTTATGTATTCAGCCTCTACAGTTGAAAGTGCAACATAGTTTTGCTTAACTGAAGCCCAAGAGAACATACCACTACCAAAGGAATATGCATATCCTGATGTACTCTTGCTGCCCTCCAATGAACCAccccaatcactatcacagtaGCCAATTAAACAAGCTCTTCTGCCCTTCACATACTCTAAGCCATAATCCAAGGTTCCCTTGATGTACTCTAGGCCATAATCCAAGGTTCCCTTGATATATCTGAGTACCCTATTTGCAGTTCCATAGTGTCTATTAGTAGAACAGTGCATAAATCTAGCCAATAGACTTGCTGCATACATTATGTCAGGCCTTGTTACAGTGAGGTATAGAAGGCTTCCCATAATACTATTATACATTTCCTCACTCGCAGATCCATTTCCATCATCTTTAGTTAGCTTCTCAGTTGCTACAAGAGGAGTTGTAACAAACTTTACTTCATTTAAACCAAACTTACTCAACAAGGAACTTGCATACTTCTTCTAATGAATGAAGATACTCGAGTTAGTTTGAATCACTCTTATCTCAAGGAAGTAATGAAGAAGTCTCAATTCTGTCATCTCATACTTATTTTTCATGTCTTCCTTGAACTCTTCTATCATTGATTTACAACTGCCAGTGTAGACTATATCGTCCACATAGATAGAGACAATCAAGATATCTTCTTCCCTTGTCTTTATGTACAGTGTTGGTTCACTCAAACTCTTCTCGAAACCACACTATGAGAAGTAGGTGTCAATTTCTCCATACCAGGCTCTTGGAGCCTGTTTTAGACCATAAAGAGCCTTGTGAAGCTTGGACACCTTGTTCTCCTTGCCTTTGACTACAAAACCTCCAGGCTGCTCAACATAGACCTCTTCTTGTAATTCTTCATTCAATAAGGCCGATTTCACATCTAACTGATACAATTTCCAGCTCTTTTGTGTAGCTAAGGCTATTAAGGTTCTAATAGTATCCAACCTAGCAACTAGTGCTTAGGTCTCATTGTAGTCCAAACCAGGCTTTTATGCATAGGCATTTACACCAGCCTTGCTTTATTCTTCAACACTGAACCATCAAGATTTAACTTGGTTTTGTAAACCCATTTAACTCCTATAACAGGTTGCTCAGTTGGTCTGTCAACAAGTTTCCAAGTAACATTCTTTTCAATCATGAACAACTCATCCTTCGTTGCTTTTAACCAGGACTCATCTTGTTTAGCATCTTCATATTTCTCTGGATCCATGATACACATATTACATTGAGCCAACACTTCATCCAACTTCCTCCACTTCAGTGGTGTATGATCAAATCCTTGAGTGTGCATTTCACTCAAGTTTGGCTTGTTCACATATGTCTTAGATTGAACTTTAAATTCTTCAACACTCAGAACTCTTCTAGATGGAGGTAATGCAAATGATGTAGGAGACAACACCATTATGTCACTTCTTTCTGTGATTGTGTCACCATAAGTAAAACTTCCAGTAGTGGAAGTAAGTGAATCTGAGTTCTCTTCCCAATTCCAAGTAGCTTCTTCATTAAATGCAATATCTCTTGACAAGACTAGTTTCTTGGATATTGGATCAAACACCCTATAACCATTTTCACAGGTTGCATATCCCATAAATACCCTTTTTAGGCTTTTAGGCTCAAGTTTATGTCTGTGTTCACTTGGAACATGTACATAGCACAGTGCACCAAATACTCTCAAGTGTGCAATTCATGGTTTCCTCCCAAAATAAGCTTCAAAAGGTGTGACATTATTCAAATCCCTTGTGGGTCATCTATTGAAGATATACATTGATGTATGAATTGCTTCTGCCTAGAGATAGTATGGCATCCTCTTCTCATGCAACGTGGATTTAGCCATCTCAATCACAGTTATGTTCTTCCTCTccactactccattttgttaTAGAGTATATGCAAGAGTGAACTATTTTTGTATTCCTTCATTTTCACAAAATAGATAGAATTCAAATGACTTGAACTCCTCTCCTCTATCACTTCTCAAACACTTAACCCTGAATCCACTATGTAGTTCTGCCATAGCTTTGAACTTTTTAAAACAATTGAATGCTTCATACTTGTATCTTAGAAAATAGACCCAAGTCATTTGGTGAGATCATCTATTAACAGCATGAAATACTTATTTCTAACAATTGAGTCATTTCATAGGTCCACACAGATCAACATGAATGAGTTCAAGTGAAGCATTTGCTCTTTGCGCTTGATTTCTTGGAAACTCTTCTCTATGTTGTTTTCCATATTGGCAGCCTTCACAGACTCCATTATAGTCTTCAAGCTGAAGCAAACCATGCACCATTTCCTTGTCTCTCAATTGTTTAAGACCACCAAAATGTAAATGCCCGAGTCTCTTGTGCCAAGTCTCTGTAGAGTGAGTGACACTAGCTTTCAAGACAATCTGATTCTCAGGTAGTAGAGTCAATGGATAACATCTGTTCACTTTCTTCTTTAGTTTCATAACCAAACATTCCAGTGATGGACCATCAAACACACTGCACATTCCAccaccaaacaccaaaaaataTCCATGCTCATCAATTTGACCAACACTGAGCAAGTTCTCCTTTAAACCAGGGAGGTAATTACTTCTCTAACATACTTTTTGCCCTTATTTGTATCAATAACCAAGGATCTCATTCCTGCAATATTCACAAGATCTCCAGTTGGCATTTGAACTTTGCCAACTATATTGGTTCTAACATCAACAAGCAATTCCACATCTCCTATCATGTGGTTGCTACAACCACTGTCAATGTACCACTCTCCATTTACTTTGGTCTTAATAGTTGCATTATTAGCATAAAACAGATTCCCGGTCACTTCCTTGGTTTGCCTTATTTGCCTTTTGCACTATTTTAGTTACAATACATTCTCTAGCCCAATGCCCAAACTTATAACAATTGAAGCATTTTGGTTTCCCTTTGTATCTGCACTCACCAAAATGGTACTTAGAGCACACCTTGCACTGAGGCTTTGTAACCTCTTGACTCATTGACTAAGATGCATTCATATTCTTATAAGTATTCACAGAAGATTTTTGCTAAAACTTTGGTTTTGATTCCCATTTTTTGCCTTTTGAATTCCAGTTTCTTTGAAATCTTGATAAACCAGAATAAGTGCCACCCTTGTTTTCTTCCTTTGGATTCACAGAGAGTGAAGCAAAAACTCTCTCAGTGGTGTCAACACTGTGCAAATCAAACCGTTGCTCTTGGCTTTTCAAAATTGCCATAATCTCGTGCAATTCTACGATCTCCAAACATTTTGTATTATCAATAACCAGGCATATAGGATCATATGGTTTACTAAGGctaatcaaaactttatgtacaaGTTTTTTATTAGACAGAATTTCACCAAACATTTTCATCTGATTAATCAAGTCATTTAGCCTAGTAAGATACCTAGACAGAGTTTCATCATCACGCATTCTAGCCTCGAATTCACGTCTCAGATTTTGAAATTTCACAAACATTACCTGATCACCACTATGGTACTCTCCATACAACAAATCACATGCCATCTTTGCTGATTCGGCATTGGCGATTCATGGGAAGATTTGATCAGAGACAGCATTCTAAATGATTCCCATAGCCTTTGCATCTTTCATCAACACAACAgccatttcttcatctccatcaTCCTCTGATGATCCTtcaaccttcttcttcttcgaatcggAGATTTTAACTCCCTTCTCCACTAGATTCCACAACCCATGTGATTTGAAAATTGTCACCATCTTGATTCTTcagaactcgtagttctcatCGGAGAAAATTGGAGCTCTCACTTCCGAGCCTCTAGATCCAGACATCTTTGGTCTGAATAAGTTGTTTTCTCTTCACCGAGCTTGGAGTAAGCTTCGATTTAGCTCAATGAATTCACAGATTTACGCCCAGGCTCAGATGATTGAACCTAGCTCTGAGGTCATGTTTATATTGTTGTGATTTGGTTCAAAGTTTGGTTATAAGACAAGCAATCGAAGAACAAAGAATGAAGGATGGACAAAGAAGAATTTCAGAAATGGTTTCTTCCTCTCTGCAGAATATTGCAGAGCATATTCAATTGCTTCTCTCTCTCCAAAACTCACTCATCTGGTGCTTAACTAATCGTTAGAATCCAAGATGGATTCTCTCTCATTACAAAGCAACATCAACCCTTCATCTAGCTAGTTGCTAGGATCATTACACCTGGCATTATTAGCCTTACTACTATATAACTTCTCACTTGGTATTTTAACTCAAGTGCATACACACATTAATACAAAAACTTATTCCTAATCAACTATAGACTTACAATTCAACAAGAGGATTAAGATGGAGTAATTCTAGAAGGCTGATGGCTAAAACTTATCCATGCTAAGCctgttaaatttaaaaattgatgGGATTAGTAGAGTAAGTTTTCGGCATCGACCTTCTAGAAACATACACCATCTTAATCCTCCAACATAGAATACAagtttaatattatattatcttTTTATTGCACATGAAATCTAGTTATTTAGCTAGTCAGTCCAGTTCTTCTAGTCCTCCATGTTAAACATGACTACAAAATCTAGCAAAATCCAAAGCAAAACTTATGTAATCTACTTGCTTGAAATATAAAGTTGCAAGGGAAAAAATCCTAACACCAGCCAAAGGTTGGGGTCAGCAGCAATCATTTGTGAACTCTTCTTTGTCATTTTCTCATTAGTTCTAGTAGTGATCGCTCTCTTGCTCTATCGAGAAGAGTCTTCGTGGTTGTAGTCCATCTCACCTTTTGTCGAGGAGAGCTTTTTTTAGTGGTTATAACTTACTGCTCAACATATGATTTTAGAGCTCAATACGTACTGTCCACATCAGAGGTGATAGTTTGTGGTTTTGTGTGCTTGGAAAAGAACTATGGTGAAGAAACTTGGCTTTTGTTGAAGGCGACTCGATGATGCAAGAGGatctaccaaaataattaattatttatattactAAATTACTTAAAACCATAAAAACCCAATAGTTTATAATTTGTTATAAACCGTAAACAGTTGATGGTTTTAACAAGTTTGAGGTTTTAAGCCATTCATTCTTTATGGTTTAAAACTAGTTACTATTTTAGTTTAGTTAATTTTAGTAATCAAGTATTGTATGAATAAGTAAGTTATTGATTAAAATGAATCAAGCAATTCTGTAAGCAATTCAAAGCTTCTTTATTAACTTCTTCATTTCCTTTCTTAATTAGTTTCCTCTCATTTAATAAAAGTTCACTTCCAAATAGAAGTCGAGACTCCATATTCCTAAAGTGGTATCATAGTATCAAATTCGAAAAGGGTGACGGTGGTGTATGGTCCTGACTCACGGCAAACGCAGAACTTTGGGAGAAGAACTTGTTCTgttaggatagcaccaaaccaaaTGAAACCAACTCAaactaacccacaggaaatttatcaaatgaaatgcaagaacaaaaatataaaagacaccatGATTTTAACAAGGTTCCTCAATAGTCAATGTAACaagagtacgtcctcggagcagtaggagctcacccaataatccactatcaaccaattgggagtttacaaagtgttggcaatctcacaacccaaataacccaatacacccaatagctctcacacactacataaacaaatagagaaagaaatataatgaataatttattctctatacatatagctcaaagctattacaacaacaactactttggtggatgattactaaccaaatgaagcagcagcttcttcttccttttgggctctctgcaactctccctGCTCTCTGCAGAAAAATGAGCTCTCACTTCTCTCTTATTTTCCATCCGAAGAAAACCAATAATTATGGCTTTGAAAAAGCCACAAAATAAGGAAACATAATCATGATGCCTCCTCATCATGATGTTCCCTCATCATTTTgtctttcattcttttgttttgtttaatagccaaaagTGGATGCCAAGTTGGCCACTAATTTGGCCACtatccaacaatctccaccttggccaaatTCCAAAATcaccatgataagccaaccaacacaaaaacactcccaaaaactagcaagagaacaactcatgccgagccaaatgctccaaaactcctactgctcatcgccttctttatataggcaaaatgtgagccaagttcaagcaatgaacaaacttggctacaccaacaaccttagtcaacatatcagcggggttgtctttagttggaatcttctagAGAATGATTTCTCCTTCACCAACAacttcacgaacaaagtgataacgcacatctatgtgcttggtcctcgcatggtgaacctgatacttagccaaataaatggcactctgactatcacaatgcaCCTCCACCTGCTTCTTATCAACCCTcaaatctctaatcagcccatgtatccaaatggtctcctttatagcttcagcaactgccatatattcagcctctgtagtagataaggcaacagacgactgcaaaatggacctccaacaaactggccctttagccatagtaaacacatagcctgtagtagactttcttccatccagatcacctgcacaatctgaatcaacataaccaactgcaaaatgaccaataccagagtcacatctctcaaagcataaaccaacatctcgagtaccatggagatacctcaatatccacttagctgcttgccaatgctctttacctggattatgcatatatcgactcaccatgccaactgcatgagcaatatccggtctagagcataccattgcatacatcaaactaccaaccaaatttgcatatggtatatttttcatttgcagcttctctttatcagttttaggacattgtagagaactcaatttaaaatgaggagccaatggggtactaaccggtttggttgaatcatgaactccaaacttccgaatcaacttcttaaggtattgtctttgattcaaactgaccaaacccttcgctctatctctagtgatctccatgccaaggatcttcttcgcttcaccaagatccttcatctcaaactcattcttcatttgcttcttcaattttttaatctcttcaacattctttgaggcaatcaacatatcatcaacatatatcaacaaataaatgaaatacccatcttgcaacttcttgaagtacacacaatgatcatattggcttctagaataattttggcctctcataaatttatcaaaccccaaataccattgccttggagattgcttcaagccataaagtgatttcttcaatttgcaaaacaaattctccttccctttcactatatacacatccggttgacacatataaatctcttcattcaaatcaccatgtaggaaagctatcttcacatcaagttgcacaagctcaataTCATactgtgcaacaagagctaacataatgcgaattgaggagtgcttcacaaccggagaaaagatttcattgtagtcaatgccctccttttgtgcataccctttagcaactaatcttgctttgaatctcacattgcttttctcatcagcatcttccttcttggcatacacccatttgcaaccaatatctttcttgcccttaggcaatttagctaactcccaagtcttgttcttcaagagagaattcatctcatcacccatggcattgcaccacctctccttttcttcactctcaatagcttcctcaaaattggatggaatctcatcagtgataataggaagagcaaaagaaacatagtcactataccgagctggcttggtaatttgtctcttttctctgttcttggcaatagactattgaggtgaaacttgctcttcaacttgaatagaagcttcaagttcaacttcttcaacatcctcatggtttccaacttcttcacttgtagtggcttcgacatcagcggaaataggatttgaagtaccagaggcaactttctcaagctccacctgttggacatctttcacattcttctcagagccttcgtacatactttcttcatcaaatgtcacatctctgctgattacaagttttttcatctctgggcaccacaacctgtaacctttgacaccactactaaaactaataaagatagcctttttgactctaggatcaagtttattttcagtcacatgaaaataagcaggtgaaccaaaaatacggatatagtcataatcagaagaaggttttaCAGTCCATACCTCtattggtgtcttaccctgaacagCAGTTGAGGGTAACCgattgatgatgtgacatgcataattaactgcctctgcccaaaatgacttgcttaaacccgactgagacaacatacatctaaccttctcaagcaaggtttgattcaatctttctgcaactccattttgttgtggagttcctcggacactaaaatgtctcacaatcccttcctctttgcaaactttaaagaaagggtcggatgtgtattcaccaccattatccgatctcaaaatcttaatctttcttccagtctggttctcaaccattttcttccaacccaagaaaatgctcaACACCTCATttttgtgcttcatagtgtagacccaagaccttcttgaataatcatcaacaaaggtcacgaaccaatgtttaccactcaaagagggagtctttgtaggaccccaaacatccgaatgcacataatcaagaatgcccttcgtctgatgtacagcagtaccaaacttcactctagtttgcttccccaagacacaatgctcgcagaaatcaagcttacaagtcgtggcaccttttagaagaccttgtttcacaagcccttgtagagctttctcaccgaCATGGCCTGATCTCATATGCCACATTCTAGTAGTATCAGAATCgcatgtgcccatattttctgaGACTACAGATGTTTCACTTGTCATAGTGCTTCTttgcaataaatacaaatagccacatcgaggagctttcatcacaacaagtgcaccataagtaactttcaatgtctgcccatctgaatgaaacctgaagcccttggattccaaagtacccaaagaaataagatttttcttcaaattcggtacataccgaacacctgtcaactctttaaccatgtcatcatgcaacttcaaacgaactgtaccaatcccttttgttgtgcaaagattgtcatctcccatgaacacaacgccaccatcaaactctttcaagcttgaaaaccaatccttgtgaggagtcatatgatgagtataACCCGTATCTAACACCCatttagtagcacaatcaaatgatgaggaagtggttaaagtaaaatcagaaaaatctgtttcaacctcagcaacattagcttcagaactttctttgcctttggtcttcaatctaggacaatctttcttccaatggcccttattatgacaaaaggcacattcatccctttccaaaggttttctacctttagagtttcctctaggtcgagactgtgattttttcctactaGAAGATGATTTCCTCTCtgatgatctacctctaacaaataaaacttcagaggtactatcatgatttttatctctatgcctcatttcataattcattaaggcatttgacacatcttcaaatttcacagtttctttaccatgcataatagtggtaacaaaatgctcataagagtccggcaaggaattcaacaatattaaggccttatcttcatccttaatatcctcaaacaagtcggcaatcaacttattaaaagcatcaaggtgtctaatcatttttgtaccttctttgtattggaagcggtagagctttttcttcaagtgtagccggttctctacactcttcgtcatatacttgtcttccaatttttgccacaacacacttgctactgtctcccgcatcacaaaatacttctaagtttttgcaaggcacaaccgaattgaagagcaagcccacaaatttaatttctctcatcccggcttcgacatagcttctggcttctctcccaaagcggcaagtagatcttgttgagccaacacatctttgacctcacattgccacatcccgaagttgtttgtgccatcaaacttttccacttcaaactttgcattttgcaccgtagttcttgcaaacccggagctgcttccaaaaggattctcatcttgcccgtctgacattttggcaactagacagtacccaagagcaaccagtgctctgataccaattgttgtgctaggatagcaccaaaccaaatggaaccaactcaagctaacccacaggaaatttatcaaatgaaatgcaagaacaaaaatataaaagacaccaagattttaacgaggttcctcaacagtcagtgtaactggagtacgtcatcggagcagtaggagctcacccaataatccactatcaaccaattgggagtttacaaagtgttggcaatctcacaacccaaataacccaatacacccaatagctctcacacaccacataaacaaatagagaaagaaatataatgaataatttattc
Above is a window of Malus sylvestris chromosome 15, drMalSylv7.2, whole genome shotgun sequence DNA encoding:
- the LOC126602267 gene encoding V-type proton ATPase subunit G-like — translated: MDSVRGQGGIQMLLTAEQDAQHIVNNARNSKMARLRQAKEEADREVQLYRTNMEAEHQKKISDSSGSSGSNVKRLEEETDTKIKNLKESASKVQSDIVGMLIKYVTTVKT